TGAGCAGGCAACCCCCACCGCAATGACTGGTGTGGGTGGTGTAGATTACCTCTTCAGTCATATCTGGACTTTTACTGGTTTCTGCCCTCATTCTTGCTTCCTCCGATGACCTTTTGTCTCAACTATCTAGAGTATGAGACTATTAAAACCTAACTAACGGCGAGATGTAGTATATTCAGGCTTGGGCTTGAATATCGCGGAGGGCTTAATACTGTCATTATAGGCTAAACCTACAGCCTCTCTTACCTGTCCATACTTAGCTTCCAATTCCTCGAGCGTTCCCGCATCTAGTGCTCGCATGGGGCATCCGGCCACGCAAATGGGCTGCTTGCCCTCTGCCCAGCGCTCCAGGCAGAGGTCGCATTTCTGCATCTTGGCATTATCCTCAGCACCGAACTGCGGCGCGTCATATGGGCAGGCTTCGAGACATAACTGGCACTTATCCTTTCCCAGGCAGGTAGCACTATCAACCACTACTATGCCGTCTTCAAGGCGTTTGACTATGGCATCCACCGGGCAGGCTGGCACGCAAGCCGGTTCAGCACAGTGATAGCAGTGTATGCCCAAGAAGGCAACAAATGGGTGGGGATATTCGCCCCGCTCTATGGTCGCTACCCTCATCCAGCTTGCCGGCCCCGCCGATACATCGTGCCAGTCCTTGCAGGCCACCACGCAGGTATAACAGCCGGTGCACCTGGTCTGATCGAAAAAGAAGGCTAGTTGCATATCTTTATCCCCTGTCACGCTTCTTTATCTCAATTAGCTCTATCATGAAACCGCCAATGCGGTCGGTGTTCAGGTAGGCGAACGATACTCCAACCTCAGGGTAACTATGCTGAAATACTGGCTCGATACCATCCTTAGCAAACCTGGACAGCGCTTCATCAATATCGTCCACCCGGAATCGCAGATGCTGCAACCCCTCTCCCTTTTCCTTTAGAAACTCGGTGTGGGGTGTTTCTCCTTCCAGCACCTGAATCAGCTCGATCTCGATGGGGCCTGAGCGGGCGAAGGCCAGCTTCAATTTGCAATCGCATTTCTGTCCCCGATAGGTAGCTCCCTTCATCTCAAGCTCCAAAACATTAAATGGTCCCCAGCCAAAGGTAGAGCTATAGTAATCCATTGCCCGATCTATATCCTCTACCACAATGCCTATCTGCTCCACCGGGGGTAATTCTACTGTTGGTTCCTTTTGTGTTGCCATCTCTCTTTATCCCCTTTCTGATATTTTTAGGTAAATACCTCGGCCCTTGCCGCAAAACTACCGAACGCTCAAGCTCACAGGCATTAGCTATTTTTCAGCTCACCCGAAAGATTATAACACTACAACTCTGATTTTATCGCAAGGTGTGCTCAGGCGGTGGGGAAGACGGCAGAGATGGTAGCAGAGATCATATCCGGAGAGGAATAGCATCTGACCTTCGTTTATATAAGATCCAGGCGTCTCTTGCCGCAGAATTAAACATTGCTCTCATGCTAACTGGTGTGCAAAGTAAACCTGGAGTCAGGTAGCACTCAATTGACAATTTGTGCTACTCAATTGGAAAATGTAAAGAAAAATTGCCTCTGGACCATTATTCTTAAAAGCTGTCTTTTCGGGCTGTATGACCACTAAAAGTGGCAGAATCCTTCTACAACTGACCTTAAGCTACCCTCCATCATCTCCGATAATAGTGAAATGGTCGATGTCATGGAAGTAGTCACCTGTCCTATTATCGCTAAATACCGCCTGCACCCGCATACCGGCCGCAATTTTCTTTTCATCCGTCTCATCGAGGCAATGCACAATGTTGGAATCGGCACCGTCAAGCCTGATATACGCTGCCGTGTACGGAATCCTCTTCGGCTCCCCTTTGGTTGTATCAATATAGGGAAAGTTCGTTACGGTGAAGGCGAGCAATGTCCCTTCGTCACCCACCTCCGTGAACTCTTCCATGGTTACGAAGCAGTCGCGACACACCATACGTGGCGGTACGTAAACTTTACCGCAACAAGGACACTTCACCCCGACTATCCGCTTGTTATCCCTCAGCTCCTTTAGGAACCTGCTATAGTAGAAACCGGCGTGATAACTGTACGGCATATCGGCAGTGCACTTTACACTGAGCGCCTCGGTTTCCATGCTCTTCCCTTCCATAGCGAACTCACCTCTAATTGAGCTGAGGCGATGAACTGATCACCGTCACATCGGACCAGAAACACCCGCCGAAACCGGTGGCAACGGCCAGCTTCGCCCCCTCCACCTGCTTCCGCTCCGCCTTTCCCATAACCTGCAGTGCGGCTTCCCCTATTCTCAACAGCCCGGTGGCGCCAATGGGATTGGTTGCCAGTACCCCGCCCGA
The sequence above is drawn from the Dehalococcoidia bacterium genome and encodes:
- a CDS encoding 4Fe-4S dicluster domain-containing protein, with the protein product MQLAFFFDQTRCTGCYTCVVACKDWHDVSAGPASWMRVATIERGEYPHPFVAFLGIHCYHCAEPACVPACPVDAIVKRLEDGIVVVDSATCLGKDKCQLCLEACPYDAPQFGAEDNAKMQKCDLCLERWAEGKQPICVAGCPMRALDAGTLEELEAKYGQVREAVGLAYNDSIKPSAIFKPKPEYTTSRR
- a CDS encoding VOC family protein, translated to MATQKEPTVELPPVEQIGIVVEDIDRAMDYYSSTFGWGPFNVLELEMKGATYRGQKCDCKLKLAFARSGPIEIELIQVLEGETPHTEFLKEKGEGLQHLRFRVDDIDEALSRFAKDGIEPVFQHSYPEVGVSFAYLNTDRIGGFMIELIEIKKRDRG
- a CDS encoding Zn-ribbon domain-containing OB-fold protein, whose protein sequence is MEGKSMETEALSVKCTADMPYSYHAGFYYSRFLKELRDNKRIVGVKCPCCGKVYVPPRMVCRDCFVTMEEFTEVGDEGTLLAFTVTNFPYIDTTKGEPKRIPYTAAYIRLDGADSNIVHCLDETDEKKIAAGMRVQAVFSDNRTGDYFHDIDHFTIIGDDGG